A single genomic interval of Candidatus Zixiibacteriota bacterium harbors:
- a CDS encoding homoserine dehydrogenase, translating into MKLLLLGFGTVGQGLAELLIKKETVLKDSYNLECRVVGIADMIKGSIYNPNGINLKAALEKVKSGGKLTDHRDAFKGDALAMVKAADADMLVEMTYTDIKTGEPATSHIRAALKKGMHVTTSNKGPVALYYNELAKLAKENGVRFFYEGSVMSGTPVLNLVRETLAGSQISEMKGILNGTTNYILTRMEEGMAYAEALKKAQDLGYAEAVPDADVLGWDALAKVTILANAVFGSNSKPSDFTCKGITDITADAIKDAKAHGKRFKLIGRVWRDGDRVKGSVGPEQVDLSHPLAGVMGATNAVTITTDTLGDITIVGPGAGRIETGYSVLIDIIAAGGVR; encoded by the coding sequence ATGAAGTTATTACTGCTGGGATTCGGCACGGTCGGACAGGGGCTGGCCGAACTCCTGATTAAAAAAGAAACCGTGCTGAAGGACAGTTATAATCTGGAATGCCGGGTGGTCGGGATCGCCGATATGATCAAGGGGTCAATTTACAACCCAAATGGTATCAATCTCAAGGCGGCGCTGGAGAAAGTGAAATCGGGAGGAAAGCTGACCGATCATAGAGATGCTTTTAAGGGTGATGCTCTAGCCATGGTAAAGGCGGCGGATGCCGACATGCTGGTGGAGATGACATATACCGATATAAAGACCGGCGAACCGGCGACATCACATATACGGGCGGCTCTCAAAAAAGGCATGCATGTTACAACCAGCAATAAAGGGCCGGTGGCTCTTTATTACAATGAATTAGCCAAACTGGCCAAAGAAAATGGGGTCAGGTTTTTCTATGAGGGTTCGGTGATGAGCGGCACGCCGGTTCTGAACCTGGTGCGGGAAACATTGGCCGGCTCCCAGATCTCGGAGATGAAAGGGATCCTTAATGGGACGACCAATTATATTCTGACGCGGATGGAAGAGGGGATGGCGTACGCGGAGGCTCTCAAGAAAGCACAGGATCTAGGTTATGCCGAGGCGGTCCCTGATGCCGATGTTTTGGGCTGGGACGCGCTGGCGAAAGTAACGATTCTGGCCAATGCGGTCTTTGGATCCAACAGCAAGCCGTCAGATTTTACCTGTAAGGGAATCACAGATATCACGGCTGATGCCATTAAAGACGCCAAGGCTCATGGCAAGCGATTTAAATTGATCGGCCGTGTCTGGCGGGACGGCGACCGGGTCAAGGGGAGTGTCGGTCCGGAGCAGGTGGACCTTTCGCATCCACTTGCCGGAGTCATGGGGGCGACGAATGCCGTGACGATTACCACCGACACTCTGGGTGATATCACGATTGTCGGCCCCGGTGCGGGAAGAATCGAAACAGGTTACTCGGTTCTGATTGATATCATCGCTGCGGGAGGTGTCCGATGA
- a CDS encoding aldehyde dehydrogenase family protein, with amino-acid sequence MKMLLNGEWVDRNQKIEVTDPYDNSTIDTVPSGDEKDVELALAAAVRGFEITKRMTVYERAQILYKTAQIIKDRLSEFATIIAREGSKTITEARKEASRCVNTMTCSAEEAKRIMGETIPWDSFPGGEKRKGYYYRFPIGVILAITPFNDPLNLVAHKLGPAIAAGNSVILKPATVTPLSAIMLVEAMLEAGLPPMAIQLITGQGSRIGDPLVSDDRVRMISFTGGVEAGKHITTKAGIKKIGMELGSDSPVIVWKDADLQMAVESCVSGAFWAAGQNCIGVQRLLVHKKIYDEFKTRFVELTKKYKIGDKMKEETNMGPMITESEARRVEDWVKEAVKKGASVLTGGGRTGALYEPTVLENVPRDVKVHCEEVFGPTVNLYPIEDDLDKAIKEANSLPYGLLTAIFTRDIEVAFKAAYELDCGGVMINDSTDYRLDSMPFGGVKNSGLGREGLKFSLQEMTEPKVICFNLPGI; translated from the coding sequence ATGAAGATGCTGCTCAACGGCGAATGGGTGGATCGCAATCAAAAGATTGAAGTTACCGATCCTTATGACAATTCAACAATTGATACCGTACCATCGGGCGATGAAAAGGATGTGGAACTGGCTCTCGCGGCGGCGGTGCGCGGATTCGAGATCACCAAACGGATGACCGTTTATGAACGGGCGCAGATTCTTTATAAGACCGCTCAGATAATCAAAGATCGGCTGAGCGAATTTGCGACAATTATAGCCCGCGAAGGATCAAAGACCATAACCGAAGCGCGCAAGGAAGCCTCGCGATGTGTCAATACCATGACCTGTTCGGCCGAAGAAGCCAAGCGGATTATGGGTGAAACAATTCCATGGGATTCTTTTCCGGGCGGCGAAAAGCGCAAAGGGTACTACTATCGTTTTCCGATTGGTGTAATCCTGGCTATTACGCCGTTTAACGATCCGCTCAATCTGGTTGCCCATAAACTTGGACCGGCGATAGCGGCCGGGAATTCGGTCATCCTGAAACCTGCTACGGTGACACCGCTTTCAGCCATAATGCTGGTTGAGGCGATGCTCGAGGCAGGTTTGCCTCCGATGGCAATTCAACTGATCACGGGGCAGGGTTCGAGAATCGGCGATCCCCTGGTCAGCGATGACCGCGTGCGTATGATTTCATTCACGGGGGGCGTTGAGGCCGGCAAGCATATTACCACCAAAGCCGGAATCAAGAAGATCGGCATGGAACTCGGTTCCGATTCGCCCGTCATAGTCTGGAAAGATGCCGACCTGCAAATGGCGGTGGAATCGTGCGTCTCGGGTGCATTCTGGGCGGCCGGGCAAAATTGCATTGGAGTGCAGCGATTATTGGTACATAAAAAAATCTATGATGAGTTCAAGACGCGCTTTGTCGAGCTGACCAAGAAATACAAAATCGGCGATAAGATGAAAGAAGAGACCAATATGGGGCCGATGATCACCGAATCCGAGGCCCGGCGCGTGGAGGACTGGGTGAAGGAAGCGGTGAAAAAGGGTGCCTCCGTTTTAACCGGCGGCGGTCGCACGGGTGCGCTCTATGAGCCAACGGTGCTGGAAAATGTTCCCAGGGATGTCAAGGTGCATTGCGAGGAAGTTTTCGGCCCGACGGTGAATCTTTATCCGATTGAGGATGATCTCGACAAAGCCATCAAAGAAGCCAATTCGCTTCCCTACGGGCTCTTGACGGCGATTTTCACGCGCGATATCGAAGTGGCTTTCAAGGCAGCATATGAGCTTGATTGCGGTGGGGTCATGATTAATGATTCAACCGATTACAGACTTGATTCCATGCCGTTCGGGGGGGTCAAAAACTCCGGCCTCGGACGTGAAGGACTCAAGTTTTCTTTGCAGGAGATGACCGAGCCTAAGGTAATCTGCTTCAATTTGCCGGGCATTTGA
- a CDS encoding T9SS type A sorting domain-containing protein, with translation MNHIYHVFSAGPNQRISIYSAISLLAVLFLALASPHVLAQGVVDLGTLPANWYSHSQAWGINNDGVIAGNALTVDIIGEDTVYTDHAVKWVNGQISIIHDTAHARDINSFGVVVGTAEDRANIRAAAKWFGGGVEIIPYLPDAKWTYGAYGINDSGWVVGDYDDTTTGPAYIVPFLWKENTVTNLPLLNSQGMGSARKINNNGIAVGFASPSWDGYHFYGCAWFNGKVYTLFPASGYYLSYAFDINDSNVIVGISVPAEGSPGVLTTWKATIVNGTDLQIAAPIAAPLDYEFVAWYDHPGTPVAINNMNTVVGVGVDTLDNTRDLFIYQDGAFGDLSSLVNVAYSLFNSNTYGIDINDSGQIVGTGVFGSQRHGFLLTAKYLSVNTPSENGLMVAGETNLISWMHLGVHTINIYYQIGESPDLHLIVDNYPAENHYFVWDVPDTLLSAKVKIRIEDVSSSTYAESKTFRIKGYVLTRLNAAGDYERFRPDIHGWQMLNDDTPMWPFAWYNQFDYAHGKDPNTKQPYPQSHDYDFYHSHSRDFIDWPLFTETFGVNQCYIRDIGGILHTRGSASDFWWRRTDTAFAGTCFGFSQSALLAFDRKEAFRAAFGLPDFGNLFAVPVSDSNRKVINRLFESQDGKACLEHKKAYASKSPNDILAELKAALISETNDHFAMGFYSIGPDPGGHSVVPYRVIKDPGNPAIYRVYTYDSNNPGDTGVFMEVDTTFHRWTYPNLGWSEDAPGTWILRQPASHFLEQPQLFSTAKAGPPLAAKANGNTGYMEVLYSDARNVWAFGNGTFSYDTANGITISGNSSICPIIPETGRTHRPIGVYMPDDGCNVHLTQLVDTNVYVSFRTDSIIWNCSQHGADSTQYAVEYGTNYEGQLFLKSWCNDQTKPMVFGVVIPRDTVEKTLDAELLAVEPGASPELRLFPDNDFVLSSYYFSTYFNLKLTQLSTKGLTTFQHDSLYLDTATLYIIHQPNWDSLETAPLTILLDRLYNGNGIDDSVILNSQPTDVDETGNLGLPKTFQLAQNYPNPFNPATTIEYSLPQRSDVVIEIFDILGRKVRQLVNETKAAGVYQVTWNGTDQSGVPVSTGIYLYRIQAGEFVESRKMLLIK, from the coding sequence ATGAATCATATCTATCATGTCTTTTCAGCAGGTCCGAATCAACGCATCTCAATCTATTCAGCAATTAGCCTGCTTGCGGTTCTTTTTCTCGCATTAGCGAGTCCTCACGTTCTGGCTCAGGGCGTGGTCGATTTGGGCACTCTTCCGGCAAACTGGTACAGTCACAGTCAAGCCTGGGGCATAAACAACGATGGCGTTATTGCCGGGAATGCTCTAACCGTGGATATTATTGGAGAGGATACTGTTTATACGGATCACGCCGTCAAATGGGTGAATGGACAAATCAGCATTATACACGACACCGCACATGCCCGAGATATCAATTCTTTTGGCGTTGTCGTCGGTACAGCCGAGGATCGCGCCAACATCCGGGCGGCTGCCAAGTGGTTCGGAGGCGGGGTTGAGATAATCCCGTACCTTCCGGACGCCAAATGGACGTATGGTGCGTACGGAATCAACGACAGCGGCTGGGTGGTCGGCGACTATGACGATACCACCACTGGTCCTGCGTACATAGTGCCCTTTTTGTGGAAAGAAAATACCGTCACCAATCTTCCGCTTCTCAATTCCCAAGGAATGGGTTCCGCCCGGAAAATCAACAATAACGGCATCGCAGTCGGTTTTGCGAGCCCCTCTTGGGATGGCTATCATTTTTATGGATGTGCCTGGTTCAACGGCAAGGTATACACTCTTTTCCCGGCCAGCGGTTATTATCTGAGTTACGCCTTCGATATCAATGACAGCAACGTGATCGTCGGCATCTCTGTTCCCGCGGAAGGGTCCCCGGGTGTTCTTACCACTTGGAAGGCCACGATTGTCAACGGAACCGACCTTCAAATTGCGGCGCCGATAGCGGCGCCCCTGGATTATGAATTTGTTGCTTGGTACGACCACCCCGGCACGCCGGTAGCGATAAACAATATGAATACCGTAGTCGGTGTCGGGGTGGATACACTGGACAATACCCGTGATCTATTTATTTATCAAGATGGGGCATTCGGGGATCTGAGCAGTCTGGTTAATGTTGCGTATAGCCTTTTTAACAGCAATACCTATGGCATTGATATTAATGATTCCGGGCAGATCGTGGGGACGGGTGTATTCGGTTCCCAGCGTCACGGTTTTCTTCTTACGGCCAAGTACCTCAGCGTCAATACGCCATCAGAGAACGGACTAATGGTCGCCGGTGAGACTAATCTTATTTCTTGGATGCACCTGGGGGTTCACACAATCAACATTTACTATCAAATTGGCGAATCTCCGGACCTTCATTTGATCGTGGACAATTACCCCGCAGAGAATCACTATTTTGTCTGGGATGTGCCGGACACCCTGCTTTCGGCCAAGGTGAAGATACGGATAGAAGATGTGAGTTCTTCGACCTATGCCGAAAGCAAGACGTTTCGGATAAAGGGATATGTTCTGACCCGCCTGAACGCTGCCGGCGACTATGAGCGTTTTCGCCCTGATATCCATGGGTGGCAAATGCTCAATGACGACACACCCATGTGGCCTTTCGCCTGGTACAATCAATTTGATTATGCCCATGGGAAGGATCCCAATACAAAACAGCCATATCCCCAGAGTCATGACTACGATTTCTATCATTCGCATAGCAGAGATTTCATCGATTGGCCGCTTTTCACAGAGACCTTTGGCGTAAATCAGTGCTATATCCGGGACATTGGTGGGATCTTGCATACCCGGGGATCAGCGTCAGATTTCTGGTGGAGGCGTACTGATACGGCCTTTGCTGGAACCTGCTTCGGCTTCTCGCAGTCTGCGCTCCTCGCCTTTGACAGAAAAGAAGCCTTTCGCGCTGCCTTTGGATTGCCGGATTTCGGTAATCTCTTCGCTGTCCCCGTTTCTGATTCCAATCGGAAGGTCATAAATAGACTTTTTGAATCCCAGGACGGGAAAGCTTGCCTCGAACATAAAAAGGCCTACGCCTCAAAATCCCCCAACGACATCCTTGCAGAATTGAAGGCCGCGCTAATAAGCGAAACGAATGATCACTTTGCCATGGGGTTCTACAGTATCGGTCCGGATCCGGGAGGGCATTCAGTTGTTCCCTATAGAGTCATAAAAGACCCGGGGAACCCAGCGATCTATCGCGTCTATACATACGATAGCAACAACCCCGGCGACACTGGCGTGTTTATGGAGGTTGATACGACGTTTCACAGATGGACTTACCCTAACCTGGGTTGGTCGGAAGATGCCCCCGGGACATGGATACTGAGACAACCGGCGAGCCACTTTCTGGAGCAACCGCAGCTGTTTTCGACCGCGAAGGCAGGACCTCCATTGGCCGCAAAAGCCAACGGCAATACAGGTTACATGGAGGTCCTTTACTCTGACGCTCGGAATGTCTGGGCCTTTGGGAATGGAACCTTCAGTTATGATACTGCTAACGGGATTACTATCAGTGGTAATTCATCCATCTGCCCCATAATTCCGGAGACGGGAAGAACTCATCGGCCTATTGGTGTCTATATGCCGGACGACGGCTGCAACGTTCATTTGACGCAATTAGTGGACACTAATGTATATGTGTCTTTCAGAACAGATTCTATCATCTGGAATTGCTCCCAGCATGGTGCCGATTCGACTCAGTACGCCGTGGAATACGGCACGAACTATGAAGGTCAGCTTTTCCTAAAGTCATGGTGTAATGACCAGACAAAACCTATGGTTTTTGGCGTCGTTATTCCCCGAGACACCGTAGAGAAGACGCTGGATGCTGAACTACTTGCCGTGGAACCCGGGGCCAGCCCCGAATTGCGTCTTTTCCCCGATAACGATTTTGTTCTTTCGAGTTACTATTTCTCAACATACTTCAATTTGAAACTGACACAATTATCCACGAAGGGACTCACCACCTTTCAGCATGACAGCCTTTATCTCGATACGGCGACTCTATATATCATCCACCAACCGAATTGGGACAGTCTTGAAACAGCTCCTCTGACAATACTGCTCGACCGTCTGTACAACGGCAATGGTATTGATGACTCCGTAATTCTGAATAGTCAGCCGACTGATGTCGATGAAACCGGTAACCTTGGATTGCCGAAGACATTCCAGCTGGCTCAAAACTACCCGAACCCATTCAACCCGGCAACGACAATTGAGTACAGCCTGCCGCAACGATCGGATGTCGTGATTGAGATATTTGATATCCTTGGTCGGAAGGTCCGGCAGCTTGTCAACGAGACCAAAGCCGCCGGTGTATACCAGGTCACTTGGAATGGAACCGATCAGAGCGGCGTCCCAGTTTCGACCGGAATTTACCTGTATCGAATTCAAGCCGGCGAATTTGTTGAATCAAGAAAGATGCTTCTGATCAAATAA
- a CDS encoding aldehyde dehydrogenase family protein, producing the protein MPEPEIGSLTQEKLNSTTNGAPLDIDAVMEKAVNAASAFRQFNQEQTDRIVKAVYEAGFNKRVHLAKLAHQETKLGVWQDKVIKNVIATQFVYEDVKDLKTVGVISEDKEKGIVEIAQPLGPIFAVTPVTNPTSTVLFKIIISLKSRNPIIIRPHGAARKCSIEAARICYGAALAAGAPEHCIQWIERSTENETLQFMKHRHTAMIIATGSTALVRAAYSSGNPAIGVGPGNVPVFIGKTADVSFAVEQIFISKTFDNGTVCASEQALVVRKCHLEEVIKQFKERKAYFLSPEEIKRLEPVVFNVSAKVMRTEVIGQPAPVIAEMAGIHVPADTTLLIAELEVVGIQSPISLEILAPILALYVAENLEQAIDLCRRINNHGGLGHTISMFSNNEERIQYFASVMNAGRILVNTPASQGAMGGTYNSLQPSLTLGCGTGGKNITTDNISARHLLNIQRIARRKVNGYIKASNLALYLDETVDAAKFEQICHKG; encoded by the coding sequence ATGCCCGAACCCGAAATAGGCTCCCTGACACAAGAAAAACTCAATTCCACAACCAACGGCGCCCCGCTCGATATTGATGCTGTCATGGAAAAGGCGGTCAATGCCGCTTCCGCTTTCCGGCAGTTTAATCAGGAGCAGACCGATAGGATTGTGAAAGCTGTCTATGAAGCGGGATTCAATAAACGTGTTCATCTGGCAAAGCTGGCCCATCAGGAGACCAAACTTGGTGTCTGGCAGGACAAAGTGATCAAAAATGTCATTGCCACCCAATTTGTTTATGAAGATGTAAAAGACCTGAAAACGGTCGGAGTAATATCGGAAGACAAGGAAAAAGGGATTGTCGAGATCGCTCAGCCTCTGGGTCCGATTTTTGCGGTTACACCGGTGACCAACCCGACCTCGACCGTCTTGTTCAAAATAATAATCTCTTTGAAATCAAGAAATCCCATTATCATCCGTCCTCACGGCGCGGCACGAAAATGCTCCATTGAAGCCGCCCGTATATGCTACGGGGCCGCTTTGGCGGCGGGCGCTCCCGAGCACTGTATTCAATGGATTGAGCGCTCCACGGAAAATGAGACGCTGCAATTTATGAAACACCGCCATACTGCTATGATTATCGCCACCGGTTCGACCGCCCTTGTGCGCGCCGCTTACAGTTCCGGCAATCCCGCTATTGGCGTCGGCCCCGGAAATGTCCCGGTATTTATCGGAAAGACGGCCGATGTGTCATTTGCCGTCGAGCAAATTTTCATTTCCAAGACATTCGACAACGGAACCGTCTGCGCGAGCGAACAGGCCCTGGTCGTAAGGAAATGCCATCTTGAGGAAGTAATCAAACAGTTCAAAGAGCGGAAAGCTTACTTTCTTTCGCCGGAGGAAATCAAACGCCTTGAGCCGGTTGTGTTCAACGTGTCGGCAAAAGTGATGCGTACCGAGGTTATCGGACAGCCGGCGCCGGTCATTGCCGAAATGGCTGGAATTCATGTCCCCGCGGACACGACCCTTTTGATTGCCGAGCTTGAGGTGGTAGGTATTCAATCGCCGATATCCCTGGAAATCCTGGCGCCGATTCTTGCCCTGTATGTCGCCGAGAATCTCGAACAAGCAATTGATTTATGTCGCCGGATCAACAACCACGGCGGTTTGGGACATACGATCAGCATGTTCTCCAACAACGAAGAAAGAATTCAATATTTCGCCTCGGTTATGAACGCCGGCCGGATTCTGGTTAACACACCCGCATCTCAGGGGGCCATGGGCGGCACCTATAACTCACTTCAGCCCTCGCTCACATTGGGGTGTGGAACCGGAGGGAAAAACATCACCACCGATAATATCTCGGCCCGTCATCTGCTGAATATTCAGCGGATCGCCAGACGCAAAGTGAATGGGTACATTAAAGCTTCGAATCTGGCTCTATATCTGGATGAAACTGTCGATGCGGCCAAGTTCGAACAAATATGCCATAAAGGCTGA